The Gymnodinialimonas sp. 57CJ19 genome includes a window with the following:
- a CDS encoding alkaline phosphatase family protein: protein MAKRPPNILFIMCDQLRFDYLGCYGHPTQRTPNIDALAAQGVRFTNAYVQSPVCGPSRMSTYTGRYPRSHGSTWNSFPLRVGEMGIGDYLRPLGVRTALCGKSHVVPDGEGMERLGVDRTTAEAKLMEQAGFELWDRMDGVHPAKGRAPSHYNDHLRAKGMEGESPWESWANAPEGDKGEALSAWHMEHANRPAKCPEEDSETAYTTDRAMAFIDDAGDQPWCLHLSYIKPHWPYVASAPYHDMYSEADVIPAHRSEAERENAHPFLAAFHDTRVAKVFNQPGVRERVIPVYMGLITQIDDHIGRLRAHLEATEQADNTLIVFTSDHGDYLGDHWLGEKDLFHECSVKIPLIVMDPSRDSDASRGTVSDALVESIDLLPTFIEACGGEVPDHIIEGKSLKPLLAGDTTPLREFVISEFDYSTRIARKTLNMPIADCRTQMVFDGRYKLINITGFRPMLYDLHEDPDEFTDLGTHPDYAQTITRLQGHLFDWALRHHSRVTMSDAAIEADFGSEARVGIFIGVWDEADEAEIHAAGHSNY from the coding sequence ATGGCAAAGCGTCCGCCAAATATCCTGTTCATCATGTGTGATCAGCTGCGGTTTGATTACCTGGGCTGCTATGGGCATCCGACCCAACGCACGCCCAACATCGACGCATTGGCGGCGCAGGGCGTGCGCTTCACCAACGCCTACGTGCAATCGCCCGTCTGCGGCCCTAGCCGGATGAGCACCTACACCGGGCGCTATCCGCGCAGCCATGGCTCCACCTGGAACTCGTTTCCCCTGCGTGTGGGTGAGATGGGCATTGGCGATTATTTGCGGCCCCTCGGTGTGCGCACGGCGCTCTGCGGCAAGAGCCACGTGGTTCCCGATGGGGAGGGGATGGAGCGCCTGGGCGTGGACCGCACCACCGCCGAGGCCAAGTTAATGGAGCAGGCGGGGTTCGAGTTGTGGGACCGCATGGACGGCGTCCACCCCGCGAAAGGCCGCGCGCCGTCGCACTACAACGACCACCTGCGCGCCAAGGGGATGGAGGGCGAAAGCCCTTGGGAAAGCTGGGCCAACGCGCCTGAGGGTGACAAGGGTGAGGCGCTTTCCGCCTGGCATATGGAGCATGCCAACCGCCCCGCCAAATGCCCCGAGGAAGATAGCGAAACCGCCTATACCACAGACCGCGCCATGGCGTTCATCGACGACGCGGGCGATCAACCGTGGTGCCTGCACCTCAGCTACATCAAGCCGCACTGGCCTTATGTTGCCTCCGCCCCGTACCACGACATGTATTCCGAGGCCGATGTCATTCCCGCCCATAGATCCGAGGCGGAACGCGAGAATGCCCATCCGTTTCTCGCCGCGTTCCACGACACCCGCGTGGCGAAGGTGTTCAACCAGCCCGGCGTGCGCGAGCGGGTGATCCCGGTCTACATGGGGCTGATCACACAGATTGACGATCATATCGGTCGCCTCCGGGCGCATCTGGAGGCGACGGAGCAGGCCGACAATACGCTGATCGTCTTCACTTCGGACCACGGTGATTATCTGGGCGATCATTGGCTGGGGGAGAAAGACCTGTTCCACGAATGCTCGGTCAAGATCCCGCTGATCGTCATGGACCCGTCTCGCGACAGCGATGCCTCGCGCGGCACCGTCAGCGATGCGCTGGTCGAATCCATCGACCTGCTGCCCACCTTCATCGAGGCCTGCGGCGGCGAGGTTCCCGACCACATCATCGAAGGTAAATCCCTCAAGCCGCTGCTGGCGGGCGACACCACGCCGCTCCGCGAGTTCGTGATCTCGGAGTTCGACTATTCAACCCGCATCGCCCGCAAGACGCTTAACATGCCCATCGCCGATTGCCGCACGCAGATGGTCTTTGACGGGCGCTACAAGCTGATCAACATCACCGGCTTCCGCCCGATGCTGTACGATCTGCATGAAGACCCGGACGAGTTCACCGATCTCGGCACGCACCCGGATTACGCACAGACGATTACCCGCCTGCAAGGGCATCTGTTCGACTGGGCGCTCCGCCACCATTCCCGCGTCACCATGTCGGACGCCGCCATCGAGGCCGATTTCGGCTCCGAGGCGCGGGTGGGCATTTTTATAGGCGTCTGGGACGAGGCTGATGAGGCCGAAATCCACGCCGCGGGCCATTCCAATTACTAA
- the kynU gene encoding kynureninase, which translates to MTDFAKTRAMFDLPEGVIYLNGNSLGPMPKAAPDAMNEFLMDEWRTELIRGWNTKDWFMQTNTLGDRVGKLIGAPAGTTVVSDTLSIKVFQAVAAGIALVPDRKVILSDNGNFPTDLYMVEGLMKLKDAGYSLQIPDPEDVLDAITEEVAVVMITEVDYRTSRKHDMKAIVEKAHAKGAVVVWDLAHSIGAVPVDVAGTDVDFAVGCTYKYVNAGPGAPAFIYVAKRLLDVVEPALSGWYGHEAPFAFDTSFRPMPGKIDRMRIGTPSIAAFSLLKAALDVWDEVDMDDLRAKSIELSELMIAEVEKRCEGVSFAGPRDPHTRGSHVAFRFEHSYPLMQALIANGVIGDYREPDIMRFGITPLFINVDDIHKAVDTMERILTDEVWKQPEFQHRSRVT; encoded by the coding sequence ATGACTGATTTTGCCAAGACCCGCGCCATGTTCGACCTGCCCGAAGGGGTGATCTACCTCAACGGCAACTCGCTGGGGCCGATGCCCAAGGCCGCGCCCGATGCGATGAACGAGTTCCTGATGGACGAATGGCGCACGGAGCTGATCCGAGGCTGGAACACCAAGGATTGGTTCATGCAGACCAATACGCTCGGCGACCGGGTGGGCAAGCTGATCGGCGCGCCCGCAGGCACCACGGTGGTCAGCGACACGCTGTCGATCAAGGTATTTCAGGCCGTCGCGGCAGGTATCGCACTGGTGCCGGACCGCAAGGTGATCCTGTCGGACAACGGCAACTTCCCCACCGATCTTTACATGGTCGAAGGGCTGATGAAGCTGAAGGACGCGGGCTATTCCCTGCAGATCCCCGACCCGGAGGACGTGCTGGACGCGATAACTGAAGAGGTCGCGGTGGTGATGATCACCGAGGTTGACTATCGCACCAGCCGCAAGCACGACATGAAGGCCATCGTGGAGAAGGCCCACGCCAAGGGCGCCGTCGTTGTCTGGGATTTGGCGCACTCCATCGGTGCGGTGCCGGTGGACGTGGCGGGCACAGACGTCGATTTCGCCGTCGGCTGCACGTATAAATATGTGAACGCAGGCCCCGGTGCGCCGGCGTTCATCTATGTGGCCAAACGCTTGCTCGACGTGGTCGAACCGGCGCTGTCGGGCTGGTACGGCCACGAGGCGCCCTTTGCCTTCGACACATCGTTCCGCCCCATGCCCGGCAAGATCGACCGGATGCGCATCGGCACGCCGTCGATTGCGGCTTTCTCCTTGCTCAAGGCGGCGCTGGATGTCTGGGACGAGGTCGACATGGACGACCTGCGCGCCAAGTCGATTGAATTGTCGGAACTGATGATCGCCGAGGTCGAGAAGCGCTGCGAGGGCGTCAGCTTTGCCGGCCCCCGTGATCCGCACACCCGCGGCAGTCACGTCGCCTTCCGGTTCGAGCACAGCTACCCGCTGATGCAGGCGCTCATCGCCAACGGTGTGATCGGCGACTACCGCGAGCCCGACATCATGCGCTTCGGCATCACGCCGCTGTTCATCAACGTGGACGACATCCACAAGGCCGTCGACACGATGGAGCGCATCCTGACCGATGAGGTCTGGAAACAGCCCGAGTTCCAGCACCGCTCCCGCGTGACCTGA
- a CDS encoding NAD-dependent succinate-semialdehyde dehydrogenase, with the protein MYAYPDLQLYIDGKWRKTAEDMPVVNPATGQEIGRLPSAGKSDLEDAMAAAEKGFRIWRDTAPKERADVMMRASALLRERQEEIAQSITAEHGKPLDQARLEVIRGCEFFEWDAGEATRLYGRVIPSAPDTKYTVHHRPLGVVAGLSPWNFPMSQPARKVAGAIASGCSIILKAAEETPAGALHIARAFHDAGLPAGVLNLVFGEPAMISDYLIRQDAVRLVAFTGSTAIGRQLTTLASEHMTPVLMELGGHAPVIVCEDTDVQKAAISGAVRKMRNAGQVCTSPTRFFVHESIFDEYVEAFVKRASETRVGDGTEDGVEMGPLANERRVPMLMGLVEDARAKGATVATGGSAMDRAGYFMEPTVLVNVPDDARVMQEEPFGPLAVINSVASLDEAIEKANSVPFGLAAYGFSNRADYIDRMAEGIEAGNVSFNTLEASLPETPFGGVKSSGYGREGGTEGLHNYTYVKNISHSMKIL; encoded by the coding sequence ATGTACGCCTATCCAGATCTCCAACTCTATATTGACGGCAAATGGCGCAAGACGGCGGAGGATATGCCCGTCGTGAACCCCGCGACAGGGCAGGAGATTGGCCGTCTGCCAAGCGCTGGAAAGTCCGATCTGGAAGATGCCATGGCAGCCGCGGAAAAGGGTTTCCGCATCTGGCGCGATACCGCGCCCAAAGAGCGGGCCGATGTTATGATGCGCGCGTCAGCGCTGCTGCGCGAACGGCAGGAGGAAATTGCCCAGTCGATCACCGCAGAGCACGGCAAACCACTGGATCAAGCGCGCCTTGAAGTCATCCGAGGCTGCGAATTCTTCGAGTGGGACGCGGGCGAGGCGACACGACTTTATGGCCGGGTCATCCCTTCGGCCCCTGACACCAAATACACCGTCCACCATCGCCCGCTGGGTGTCGTGGCGGGTCTGTCGCCGTGGAATTTCCCGATGAGCCAGCCCGCGCGAAAGGTGGCCGGTGCCATCGCTTCGGGCTGCTCCATCATCCTGAAGGCTGCAGAAGAAACCCCCGCTGGTGCACTGCACATTGCGCGGGCCTTCCACGACGCAGGACTGCCCGCGGGGGTCCTGAACCTTGTATTCGGCGAGCCCGCGATGATCTCGGATTACCTGATCCGACAGGATGCTGTGCGTCTTGTGGCGTTCACTGGGTCCACCGCCATTGGCCGTCAGCTGACGACGTTGGCGTCCGAGCATATGACGCCGGTGCTGATGGAATTGGGCGGCCACGCGCCGGTGATTGTCTGCGAAGACACCGACGTGCAAAAGGCCGCGATCAGCGGGGCTGTACGCAAGATGCGAAATGCGGGGCAGGTCTGCACTTCGCCGACGCGGTTCTTTGTCCATGAGAGCATCTTTGACGAATACGTCGAGGCTTTCGTCAAGCGGGCCTCGGAAACAAGGGTGGGTGACGGTACCGAGGACGGCGTGGAAATGGGGCCGCTGGCCAATGAACGCAGGGTGCCCATGCTGATGGGCCTGGTGGAGGACGCCCGCGCCAAAGGTGCAACTGTCGCCACTGGTGGCTCTGCGATGGATCGCGCCGGGTACTTCATGGAGCCCACCGTTCTGGTAAACGTGCCCGACGATGCGCGCGTCATGCAGGAGGAACCATTCGGTCCGCTGGCCGTGATCAATTCGGTGGCGTCCCTGGATGAAGCGATCGAGAAGGCGAACTCTGTGCCCTTTGGCCTTGCCGCTTATGGGTTCAGCAACCGTGCCGATTATATTGATCGAATGGCGGAAGGGATCGAGGCGGGCAACGTCTCGTTCAACACGCTCGAAGCCTCCCTGCCGGAAACGCCATTTGGGGGCGTCAAATCAAGTGGTTACGGGCGTGAAGGCGGTACAGAAGGACTGCACAATTACACCTACGTCAAGAACATCTCCCATAGCATGAAGATCCTATGA
- a CDS encoding DMT family transporter: MMYDANPRSGAPFAGLQANAGMLFMIGAMLLLPVGDTFAKLLSETLSPVGVTMCRVLAQAAFLVPVAYLLRHRLKGAMFSPIIAVSGLLLIISLTSLISAFAAMPIATAIAIFFVEPLILTVLAGVLLGETAGPRRLIAVGVGLIGAMIVIRPGFSDYGWATALPLISAFAYALNMVVLKVATVTRSGLTVQCGSTVYASLGLVVLAVVWGKMGGMDLVPQWGDTTTMFYIIGAGGAAAISFVMIAEAYRSADATALAPFQYLEIIMATALGFLIFGDFPDMLTWVGIAIILGSGIYVFHREGRSDTAAPRRKRASR, translated from the coding sequence ATGATGTATGATGCAAACCCACGTTCCGGTGCACCGTTCGCAGGTCTTCAGGCCAATGCCGGAATGCTCTTCATGATCGGTGCGATGCTTCTGCTTCCGGTTGGTGACACATTCGCCAAACTCCTAAGCGAAACACTGTCGCCCGTCGGCGTGACCATGTGCCGGGTTCTGGCACAGGCTGCGTTTCTTGTGCCAGTGGCCTATCTGCTTCGCCACCGCCTGAAGGGCGCGATGTTTTCGCCCATTATTGCGGTGTCGGGTCTTTTGCTCATCATCTCGCTGACCAGCCTGATCTCCGCCTTCGCCGCCATGCCCATCGCCACGGCCATCGCGATCTTCTTCGTGGAGCCGTTGATCCTGACGGTTCTGGCCGGCGTATTGTTGGGTGAAACAGCAGGTCCGCGCAGATTGATAGCCGTCGGGGTCGGCCTGATCGGTGCGATGATCGTGATCCGCCCGGGGTTCTCGGACTACGGGTGGGCGACGGCCTTGCCTCTGATCTCTGCTTTTGCCTACGCCCTGAACATGGTCGTCCTGAAGGTTGCAACCGTCACACGTTCGGGCCTGACGGTTCAATGCGGCTCGACGGTCTATGCATCTTTGGGACTGGTCGTTTTGGCGGTGGTATGGGGCAAAATGGGTGGCATGGATCTTGTTCCACAATGGGGCGACACCACGACCATGTTCTACATCATCGGTGCAGGTGGGGCGGCGGCGATCAGTTTCGTGATGATTGCGGAAGCCTACCGCTCGGCGGATGCCACGGCACTGGCCCCGTTCCAGTATCTTGAGATCATTATGGCGACGGCCCTGGGCTTCCTCATCTTCGGTGATTTCCCGGATATGCTGACATGGGTGGGTATCGCGATTATCCTTGGGTCTGGCATCTACGTCTTCCACCGGGAAGGGCGGTCAGACACCGCCGCTCCGCGTCGGAAGCGTGCCAGTCGGTGA
- a CDS encoding 3-hydroxyanthranilate 3,4-dioxygenase, translating to MSRLAAFNFKQWIDEHRHLLKPPVGNQQIWEDADLMVTVVGGPNKRTDYHDDPVEEFFYQIEGDMVLKLYDGKEFYDVPIREGEIFLLPPHVRHSPQRPQEGSIGLVVEPKRQTGEFDAIEWYCFECGTLVHRAELQLESIVRDLPPVYEAFYESQEARTCPNCNAVHPGKEPPEGWVTL from the coding sequence ATGTCACGACTAGCCGCATTCAATTTCAAGCAGTGGATTGATGAGCACCGCCACTTGCTCAAGCCGCCAGTGGGCAACCAGCAGATCTGGGAAGACGCGGACTTGATGGTGACCGTCGTGGGCGGCCCCAACAAGCGCACCGATTACCATGACGATCCGGTGGAAGAATTCTTCTATCAGATTGAAGGCGACATGGTCCTGAAGCTCTATGACGGCAAGGAGTTCTATGACGTGCCGATCCGCGAGGGAGAGATCTTCCTGCTGCCGCCCCACGTCCGCCACTCGCCGCAGCGCCCGCAAGAGGGCTCCATCGGCCTGGTCGTCGAACCCAAGCGCCAGACCGGAGAATTCGATGCCATCGAGTGGTATTGCTTCGAGTGCGGCACGCTGGTGCATCGCGCCGAGTTGCAGCTGGAATCCATCGTCCGCGACCTGCCGCCCGTCTATGAAGCCTTCTATGAGTCGCAAGAGGCGCGGACCTGCCCCAACTGCAACGCCGTCCACCCCGGCAAAGAGCCGCCTGAGGGCTGGGTTACGCTCTGA
- a CDS encoding alpha/beta-hydrolase family protein, which produces MFDRTGLYVLPLFLGLLFFAASLTPTLIPRSWLVQGALGGIVMGIGYLMGRSMITLWRLLDLPESTGKPVLIARIVVGVPVTIIFVLCLLQARDWQNGIRARMDMDLVDSTHTVQMMSLAVAVFALLVLISYGLKWLFDRVRFRLYRYMPARTANVAGLMLTVLLVVIVTRDGLLDRVINALDNSVTLAQNLFDTAPPIPEGTVTGGEASLVDWGALGQPGRDFVLNGPDAEDIAALTGRDAMDPIRVYVGRAQADTPQERADIALAELQRQGGFDREVMVIALPPGTGWLDPGAMDPVDYMHNGDIATVSAQYSYMQSPLALILETRSGLDQAEALISTIHTYWRDLPQDARPRLYIHGLSLGAWSSMHGTDLFALLDDPIDGAMWAGPPFPSLMWQGIVASREQGSPYIAPNLGDGRLVRFASHYQDAGGADGWGDMRIVFLQYFSDPIVFYEPASLWRAPAWMNEPPGPDVSPDLRFMPIVTQFQLAVDLALANTAPAGHGHAYYGRDYVGPWVAVTDPANWTDADTARLMAHCDAGFQEGCDHD; this is translated from the coding sequence ATGTTTGACCGAACGGGCCTATATGTGCTGCCTCTGTTTCTGGGACTGTTGTTCTTCGCAGCCTCATTGACGCCGACGCTCATCCCTCGAAGCTGGCTGGTGCAGGGTGCCTTGGGTGGCATTGTCATGGGCATCGGCTACCTGATGGGGCGGTCCATGATAACGCTTTGGCGGTTGCTTGATCTGCCCGAGTCTACGGGGAAGCCGGTTTTGATCGCGCGTATCGTGGTCGGCGTACCTGTCACGATTATCTTCGTTTTGTGCCTGCTACAGGCCCGCGACTGGCAGAATGGCATCCGCGCCCGTATGGATATGGACCTCGTGGACAGCACCCATACCGTGCAGATGATGTCGCTGGCTGTGGCCGTGTTCGCGCTGCTCGTCTTGATCAGCTACGGCTTGAAATGGCTCTTCGACCGGGTTCGGTTCAGGCTCTATCGCTACATGCCCGCCCGTACGGCAAACGTCGCCGGACTTATGCTGACGGTGCTTCTCGTCGTGATCGTGACCCGCGATGGCCTGCTGGACCGTGTGATTAATGCGCTCGATAACTCGGTCACCCTTGCCCAGAACCTTTTCGATACAGCACCCCCGATCCCGGAAGGCACTGTCACCGGGGGCGAAGCATCCCTGGTGGATTGGGGGGCTTTGGGGCAACCGGGGCGCGACTTCGTGCTGAACGGACCAGATGCAGAGGATATCGCAGCCCTCACCGGACGCGACGCAATGGATCCGATCCGCGTTTACGTCGGCCGCGCGCAGGCCGACACGCCGCAGGAACGGGCAGACATCGCCTTGGCAGAGTTGCAACGCCAAGGTGGGTTTGATCGAGAGGTCATGGTGATTGCCCTGCCACCCGGGACCGGATGGTTGGATCCCGGCGCGATGGACCCGGTGGATTACATGCACAATGGTGACATCGCGACAGTCTCCGCCCAGTATTCCTACATGCAATCGCCGCTTGCTCTCATTCTGGAGACCCGGTCTGGCCTTGATCAGGCAGAGGCGCTTATCAGCACGATCCATACGTACTGGCGTGACTTACCCCAGGATGCTCGACCACGGCTCTACATCCATGGGCTCAGCCTTGGGGCGTGGTCGTCGATGCACGGTACCGATTTGTTTGCGCTGCTCGATGATCCTATTGACGGAGCGATGTGGGCCGGCCCGCCGTTTCCGTCGCTGATGTGGCAGGGGATTGTTGCTTCCCGGGAACAGGGAAGCCCCTACATCGCCCCCAATCTGGGCGACGGTCGTCTGGTTCGGTTCGCATCCCATTATCAGGATGCAGGCGGAGCCGATGGCTGGGGTGATATGCGGATCGTATTTCTGCAATACTTCAGCGATCCGATCGTGTTCTACGAGCCGGCATCGCTGTGGAGGGCACCCGCCTGGATGAACGAGCCGCCGGGGCCAGATGTATCACCTGATCTTCGGTTCATGCCGATCGTGACGCAGTTCCAACTGGCCGTCGATCTGGCCTTGGCCAACACAGCCCCCGCCGGTCATGGCCATGCCTACTATGGCCGCGACTATGTTGGACCATGGGTTGCGGTGACAGACCCCGCGAATTGGACGGATGCAGATACCGCGCGGCTTATGGCCCATTGTGATGCGGGATTTCAGGAAGGATGCGATCATGACTGA